The following is a genomic window from Campylobacter magnus.
TACTATAGCTATGAACAAGCTTCCATTTAAAACCAAGTTTGTAACAAGAGAGAGCGAAAATGAAATATACTGAGATAAAAGATAAAAGCGCAAGCGAGTTAGCTACGCTACTTAAAGAAAAAAAGGTGCTTTTATTTACCCTTAGACAAAAGCTAAGAACTATGCAGCTTTCAAATCCAAATGAGATTAGAGAAACTCGCAAAGATATTGCTAAAATAAATACAGCAATTAGCGCAAAAGGATAAAAAAATGGCAGCAGATATGAAAAGAGTAATTCAAGGCCTTGTAGTAGCTAAATCAGGTGATAAAACTGCAAGTGTGCTAGTAGAACGCAGAGTTATGCACCCTAGATATCACAAATTCGTAAAAAGATTTAAAAAATATCTAGTGCATGATGAGAAGAATCAGCTAAATATCGGCGATACAGTGAGCGCAATCGAGTGCCGCCCACTAAGCAAATCTAAAAAATTCCGCCTAAAAGCTGTTCTTAAAACAGGAGTTGAATAATGATACAAAGTTTTACAAGACTAGCAGTAGCTGATAATAGCGGAGCTAAAGAGCTAATGTGTATCAAAGTACTAGGCGGTAGTAAAAGACGCTATGCTAGCCTAGGCGATGTTATTGTTTGCTCAGTGAAAAAAGCTCTACCAAATGGTAAGATCAAAAAAGGTCAAGTGGTAAAAGCAGTAGTAGTTCGCACTAAAAAAGAGGTTCAAAGACCAGATGGTGCGCTAATCCGCTTTGATGAGAACGCAGCTGTAATCCTAGATGCAAAAAGAGAGCCAATTGGCACTCGTATCTTTGGACCAGTGGGAAGAGAAGTGCGCTATGCAAACTTTATGAAAATCGTATCGCTTGCGCCGGAGGTGTTATAATGGCAGTAAAATATAAAATCAAAAAAGGTGATAATGTAAAAATTATCGCTGGCGATGACAAGGGCAAAACAGCAAAAGTTACCCAAGTTTTAGCAAAAGAAGGCAAAGTAATTTGCGAAGGCATTAAAATAGCCAAAAAAGCTGTTAAACCAAGCGAAAAATATCAAAATGGTGGTTTTATAAATAAAGAAATGCCTATTGATATTTCAAATGTAGCAAAAGTAGAGGGCTAAGAAAATGGCATTTCAAGCAAGATTACAACAAAAATATAAAGATAGCGTTCGTGGCGCACTTACAAGCGAGTTTGATATCAAAAACCCTATGCTTGTTCCAGCTCTTGAAAAAATCGTTATTAGCGTAGGAGCAGGTGATAGCGCAAAGGATCAAAAAACTTTGCAAAATATGGCTGATACTATCTCGCTAATCGCTGGACAAAAAGCACTTATCACAAATGCTAAAAAGTCAGTTGCCGGCTTTAAAGTGCGTGAGGGCTTTCCTGTTGGTATCAAAGTAACACTTCGCAAAGAGCAAATGTATGTGTTTTTAGACAAACTAATTAGCATCGCTTTGCCAAGAGTTAAAGACTTCCGTGGTTTGCCACGCAATGGCTTTGATGGTAGAGGTAACTATAACTTTGGTCTAAACGAGCAGCTAATGTTCCCTGAGGTAGTATATGATCAAATCATCCGCACTCACGGTATGAACATTACTATTGTTACAAGCGCACCAGATGACAAGCAAGCATTAAAGCTACTTGAGCTTCTTGGCCTACCATTTGCAAAAGGAAAGTAAAATGGCAAAAAAATCAATGATAGCAAAAGCAGCTCGCCCTGCTAAATTTTCTAGTCGCAAATACACAAGATGTAATATCTGCGGTCGCCCACACTCTGTTTACCGCGACTTTGGTATTTGTCGTGTGTGCCTAAGAAAAATGGCAAACGAAGGCCTAATCCCAGGTCTTAAAAAAGCAAGCTGGTAAGGAATAAAAATGAACGATTTAATCTCAGATGCACTAACTAGAATTCGCAATGCTAGTATGCGCAGACTTGATACTACAAAGCTACTTCACTCAAATGTTGTTGAAGGCGTGCTAAAAGTGCTTGAAGCAAAAGGTTATGTTGAAAGCTTTAATGTAGTTGAAGAAGAACGCAAAAAATTCATAAATGTAGTGTTAAAATACGATGAGCGTGGTGCTAGCGTAATTACTGAAATCAAAAGAGTATCAAAACCAGGACGCCGTGTATATAAAGGCAAAGATGAAATCAAACGCTTTAAAAACGGCTATGGAACAATCATTGTTAGCACAAACAAAGGCGTGCTAGCAAATGATGCTGCTTACAAAGAAGGTGTAGGCGGCGAAGTGCTTTGTACTGTTTGGTAGGAATTCTAGTTTTAGATTTTAGGTGTGGAAAGCTAGGGAATTCTAGAATTCCCTAGCTTTCTTTTAACTTTTCTATGGCATTTGACGAAATATTCAAAAATCGTAGAAGCGTCATAGACAAATAGAAAAGGACAAAAATGTCAAGAATTGGCAAAAAACCTATCGTCATCCCAAGTGGCGTAGAGGTAAAACAAGATGGCTCTGTTCTTGTCTTTAAAAAAGGCAATGTAACAAAAGAGCTTGATACAAAAAACAATGTAAATGTAAGCATCAAAGATGGCCAAGTAGAGTTTAGCCCAAAAGGTGAAGACCGCCAAAGCAGAGCTTATTGGGGCACATACAGAGCACTAGCTAACAATATCGTTGTAGGTATCACCGAGGGCTTTACTCGTGTGCTTGAAATCAACGGCGTTGGTTACAAAGCAGCTGTTAAAGGTAAGGTAGTAGAGCTTAACCTAGGCTTTTCTCATCCTATCAATCACGAATTGCCAGCAGGCGTAGAAGCTAGTGTAGAAAAAAACCAAATCATCCTAAAAAGTGCCGACAAACAAGTAATCGGTCAAGTAGCAGCCCAAATCCGTGGATATCGCCCTCCTGAGCCTTACAAAGGCAAGGGCGTAAAATACGCTGAAGAGCGCATCATCCGCAAAGCCGGTAAAACATCTAAGAAATAAGGGTAAATCATGGTAGCAAATGTATTAAAACGCAAAATTGCACTTCGCATTAAACGCAAAAAAAGAATTAGAGCGAAAATCTCAGGCTGCGAATCTTGCCCTAGAGTAAGTATTTTCAAATCAAATCGCACTCTTTATGCCCAAGTTATAAATGATGTAACTGGCACTACAATTTGTGCTAGCAATGGTGGCAAACTAGGAATTAAAGCAAATAAAGCTGGTGGCCAAGCCCTAGCAAAAGACCTAGCAGAAAAAATGAAAAGTGCAAAGATTGAAAATGCAGTGTTTGACCGCAATGGTTATTTGTATCACGGCGTAGTAGCTAGCTTTGGCGAAGCTCTAAAAGCAAACGGCATAAAACTATAAGGATAAGCAATGAAATACAATAGAGAAGAATTCCAAGAAGTAATCGTTGATATCGGCCGTGTTACAAAGGTTGTAAAAGGCGGACGCAGATTTAGATTTACAGCTCTTGTAGTAGTAGGAAACAAAAATGGCTTAGTTGGCTTTGGTTATGGTAAGGCAAAAGAAGTTCCAGATGCGATGAGAAAAGCAGTTGATGATGCTTTCAAAAACATCGTTGAAGTAAAACTTAAAGGTAGCACAATACCACACGATGTAGAGGTAAAATATAACTCAAGTAAAATCTTGCTAAAACCAGCTAGCGAAGGTACAGGCGTTATTGCCGGTGGTTCAGCTCGTCCAGTTGTCGAGCTAGTAGGAATTCGTGATATTCTTACAAAATCACTTGGCTCAAACAATTCAGCTAATGTTGTGCGTGCCACAATCAAAGCTCTTAGTATGTTGAAAGGCTAAAAATGGGACTAGAAAAACTACAAAAAGCACCTGGCTCAACACACAAAACTAAACGCATCGGTCGTGGTTGCGGCAGCGGTATGGGCAAAACTGCTACTCGCGGTGGCAAAGGTCAAACTGCTCGCACCGGCTCACACCAAAAAAGAGGTTTTGAAGGTGGACAACAACCACTTCAAAGAAGACTACCAAAAGTAGGCTTTTACTCTCGCTTTGCTAAACCTTATGTAATCAATGTAGAGAAAATCACAGCTGTAAAAGAGCTGGGAGTTATTACATTTGAGAGCATTCAAAGCGTTCACAAAGTATCAAATAGCGTGAGCAAAATCAAGCTAATTGGCGCAGGCGCAAAAGAGCTTGCTAGCAAAATTAAAGATGACAAAGTAATCACTAGCGGAAATAAATAATGAACAAGACACTAACAAACAAAATTCTAATTACTCTTGGATTTTTGTTTATATATAGAGTGCTTGCTTATGTGCCAGTCCCTGGTGTAAATACTGAGGTTATCAAAGACTTTTTCACCAGCAATGCAAATAATGCTTTGGGGCTATTTAATATGTTTAGCGGAAACGCAGCAGAGCGCCTTAGCATTATTAGCCTTGGCATTATGCCTTATATCACAGCTTCTATTATTATGGAGCTTTTAGCAGCTACATTTCCAAACCTTGGTAAAATGAAAAAAGAGCGTGATGGTATGCAAAAATACATGCAAATCATCCGCTACGCCACAATCGTAATCACTATAATCCAAGCAATTGGTGTAAGCATTGGACTTCAAAGCCTAACAGGTCGTGGTGGCGAGCAAGCTATAATGATAGATATGAATTTATTTATCGCAATTTCATGTGCTTCTATGCTAACAGGCACAATGTTGCTTATGTGGATAGGTGAGCAAATCACACAAAGAGGCATAGGAAATGGTATTTCTCTAATCATTTTTGCTGGTATCGTAAGTGGAATTCCATCTGCGATTTCAGGTACTATTGATCTAGTAAATACAGGCGAGATGAATTTCTTAGTCGTGCTTGCTATTGCTGTGATTATTCTTGTAACTGTGGGTGTAGTTATTTATGTAGAACTTGGAGAGCGTAGGGTGCCTATATCTTATTCTCGCAAGACTGTGATGGAAAATCAAAACAAACGCATAATGAATTATATCCCTGTTAAAGTAAATTTAAGTGGAGTTATTCCACCTATTTTTGCCTCAGCGATTTTGATGTTTCCAAGCACGATTTTACAAGCTAGCACAAACGAATACATACAAATGATAAATGATTTTCTAAATCCTAGTTCGTATGTATTTAATCTATTAACATTTTTGTTTATAATTTTCTTTGCGTATTTTTATGCTTCAATAGTATTTAACGCAAAAGATATAAGCGAAAATCTAAAACGCCAAGGTGGCTTTATCCCAGGTGTTCGCCCAGGCGAGAGCACAGCAGAGTATCTAAACGAGCTTGCTAGTCGCATTACTTTTAGCGGTGCTATTTATTTGGGGCTAATTTCTACTTTGCCGTGGCTGCTTGTGAAGTTTATGGGCGTGCCATTTTATTTTGGCGGAACTAGCGTGCTAATCGTGGTTTCAGTAGCACTTGATACTATGCGTCGCATAGAAGCTCAGGTATATATGAACAAATATCAAACCCTAAGTGCGGTAGGTCTATAATGGCAATAAGCATAAAAACTCCAAAAGACATCGAGGGAATGAGAGTAGCAAATCACATTGTAGCTCTCACCCTTGATGGGGTAGAAAAGCTAATTAAGCCAGGTGTAAGCCTTTTAGAGCTTGATGAGTTTTGCGAAAAAAGCATTTTAGAACATGGCGCAAAACCGGCTTTTAAAGGGCTTTATGGCTTTCCAAACACAGCTTGTATCAGCGTAAATGAAGTAGTAATCCACGGAATTCCAAGCTCTTATAAACTAAAAGAAGGCGATATCGTAACCATAGATATAGGCTCAAAAATCAATGGATATTTTGGCGATAGCGCACGCACTTTTGGTGTGGGCAAAATCAGTGAACAAGACGAAAAGTTAATTGCGTGTAGCAAAGATGCACTTTACTTTGGCATTGAAAAAGTAAAAGCTGGCATGCACTTTAAAGAACTTAGTTTTGCGATTGAAAATTTCATCCGTGATAGAGGTTTTGTGCCACTGCTTGGTTTTTGTGGGCACGGCATAGGACGCTCAGCACACGAAGAGCCAGAAATACCAAACTACTTAGAAGGCCCAAATCCAAAATCAGGCCCAAAAATCCGCAATGGAATGGTTTTTTGTATAGAGCCGATGATTTGTCAAAAAGACGGCACGCCAAGCGTGGATAAGGACAAATGGACCACTCGCTCAGTAGATGGACTAAACACAGCTCACTATGAACACTGCGTAGCTGTGATAAATGGAAAAGCTGAAATTTTAAGCAAATAAATCTAGGGAATTCTAGTTTATAAGGATAATTATGAAAGGCACTATTTTAACATCAAGCATACTTCGTGCAGAAGATGGAAATAGATATAGTTTCGATTATAATGATTTTGAAAATTTAGATGCATCTACTGAAATAGTGGGGGCAGAAGTAGATTTTGAACCAGAAAATGACAAAGCAAAATCTATCATCATCACTAAACTATCTTTAAAAACAAAACAAGTAATAAAAGAAAATACTAATGATGATTTTTATGATGATAAAAATTTATTTCAAAAAATAGATGATGTGCTTGTAGGTAGCGAATCTTTTGAACTTTTTTATGGAAATGTTAATATCATAGCCGACACTACATTAGAAGCAAATAAAACAATGAATACAACTACTACAAAGAGTCTGTTTAGCGATGATAAATACCATACAACAACAACAGTTAATTCAACATATAGCTCAGTTAGAGAATTTAAAATGGGAAATGAGTATTTTAATTTTAAGCAAAGCCATGAAGAAAAAGGCTTAATTGGTGATAAAGATGAAGTCTTAGTTATTTGTCAAAGAACTATTTCTGGGCATCATGATGTTTGGACAGTGCTAAATTATACTAGAAATACAATATTAAACTCGGACTCTCTTAATATCGGAACTGGTCTAATTTCTACTGTAATTATTTCTGTCTTATGTTTTTGTTTTTTTTGGACTGGATTGGGCAAACTTTTTGACGATTGGACTATGATTTTTCTTCTTTTAGGTTCTTTTCTTATTGGATATTATAAAATTAAAAATTTTAAAAGCAGAGATAAAAAAGCAAAAGATTATAAAAAAGCATTAGAATTTGCTAAAAATTATAAAAAGTAAAATTTAAATCTAACAGAAAGGAGAAAAGTTGTCAAAAGACGATGTCATCGAGATAGACGGCACAGTGCAAGAAGCCTTGCCAAATGCTACTTTTAAAGTAGAACTTGATAATAAACATGTGATTTTATGTCATATCGCAGGGAAAATGCGTATGCACTATATAAAGATCATGCCAGGCGATAAGGTCAGAGTTGAGCTTACGCCATACAGCCTAGACAAAGGTCGCATTACTTATAGATATAAGTAAAATTAAAGCTTAGTTTAGCTAAAATACGCGCTTTTTGGCTCGGGACTTAAGGCTGACAAGAAGTGTTTTCAAAGTCGCCACTATTTTGAAAACAGTTGGAATTCTAGATTTTTAGGGAATTCCTGAGGTCCAATCACGAAGTGGTTAGTAATTACAAAGGACAAACATGAAGGTTCGACCATCAGTAAAAAAGATGTGTGACAAATGCAAGATCATCCGCCGCAAAGGTGTGGTTCATGTGATCTGCGAAAATCCAAAACATAAGCAAAGACAAGGATGATAAAATGGCTCGTATAGCAGGTGTAGATTTACCAAAGAAAAAGCGTGTAGAGTATGGTTTGACATACATTTATGGCATAGGTCTTTTTACTTCAAGAAAAATTCTTGATGCTGTAAAAATCTCTTATGATAAACGCGTGCAAGATCTAAGTGAGGATGAGGCAGCAGCGATCCGCAAAGAAATTCAAGAACACTATATGGTAGAAGGCGATTTGCGCAAGAGCGTAGCTATGGATATCAAGGCTCTTATGGATCTAGGAAATTACCGTGGTCTTCGCCACAGAAAAGGTCTGCCAGTGCGTGGTCAAAAAACTAAAACAAACGCTCGCACTCGCAAAGGTAAGCGCAAAACAGTTGGCGCTGCTACTAAATAAGGATAATCAATGGCACAAAAAAAAGTAGTTAAGAAAAAAACCGCTCGCAAAAATATTGCTCGTGGTATCGTGTATATTTCAGCATCTTTTAACAACACAATGATTAGTGTAACTGATGAGATGGGTAATGCTATTGCGTGGAGCAGCGCAGGTGCTCTTGGCTTTAAGGGTAGCAAAAAATCAACTCCATATGCAGCGCAACAAGCAGTAGAAGATGCTCTAAACAAAGCAAAAGAGCATGGTATTAAAGAAGTAGGAATCAAGGTTCAAGGTCCTGGTTCTGGCCGTGAAACAGCAGTAAAAAGCGTAGGTGGCGTAGAGGGAATAAAAGTTCTTTATCTAAAAGATATTACTCCATTAGCGCATAATGGGTGTCGTCCACCAAAACGCCGCCGCGTCTAATTTTTTGTTCGTATCGCACGCACCTTGCGTCTAAAACTCGCTTGTGATTCATTGCGACGCACCATCAGTGCGTCTCATTCGCACTGCGCGACTTTTAGCCACAATCTGCGCACGCTACTTCCAAAAAAATCAAACGCTTGGTTATTTTTGGAATTCCAAATTGGAATTCGTTTATATAAGAATTATTTAAGGAATAAATTATGGCAAGATATACAGGAGCAGTTGAAAAACTAGAAAGACGTCTTGGCGTATCTTTGGCGCTAAAAGGTGAGAGAAGACTAGCTGGCAAATCAGCATTAGACCGCCGCCCTTACGCACCAGGACAACACGGACAAAGAAGAGGCAAAATCAGCGATTATGGTATGCATTTGCGTGAAAAACAAAAAGCACGCTTTATGTATGGCGTAAGCGAGAAACAATTCCGCAGAATTTTTGCTGAGGCAGCACGCAGAGAGGGCAATACAGGAGAGCTTTTAGTAGCTCTTTTAGAGCAAAGACTAGATAATGTAGTTTATCGCATGGGCTTTGCTACAACTCGTCGTTTTGCTCGCCAGCTTGTAACTCACGGACATGTGCTAGTTAATGGCAAAAGAGTAGATGTCCCATCATACAGAGTAGTAGCTGGGCAAAAAATAGAAATCGCTGAAAAAAGCAAACAAAATCCACAAATCGTTCGTGCAATCGAGCTTACAAACCAAACTGGTATAGCTCCATGGGTTGATGTGGATAAAGACAAAAAATTTGGAATTTTTACTCGTGTTCCAGAGCGCAGTGAAGTAGTAATTCCAGTAGAAGAGCGTTACATAGTCGAGCTTTACTCAAAATAATAAGGGGGCCGAATGAAAAAGGTAACTATCGAGGCTTTTACTCCTACTGAAATAAAAGTAGAGCAACTTGGCAATAACGAGGCTAGAATTAGCGTTTGGCCTTTTGAGAGTGGTTATGGCGTTACCCTAGCGCACCCACTTCGCCGTTTGCTTTATAGCTCTACTGTAGGTTTTGCGCCAACTGGTGTGAAAATCGAAGGCGTAGAGCATGAGTTTGATAGTATGCGTGGTATGTTAGAAGATGTTACGATTTTTATCGTAAACCTAAAAAACCTACGCTACAAACTAAAAAACAATGCTAAGCGTGAAGTAGTTCACTATGAGTTTGAAGGCCCGCTTGAAATCAGTGGTAAAGATCTAAATAACGACCTTGTAGAGATTGTCAACCCTGATGCTTATTTAGCTACTATCAATGAAGATGCTAAGCTAAGCTTTGATCTTATTATAGAAAAAGGCATCGGCTATGTACCAAGCGAGAATATAAAAGAAGAAATCGAGAGCGGGTTTATCGCTCTTGATGCTTTCTTTACGCCTGTTAAAAAAGCAGTATATGATATCCAAAATGTGCTAGTTGAGGATAACCCTGACTATGAAAAAGTAGTTATGACTGTAACAACTGATGGGCAAATCTCTCCGCTTGAGGCTTTTCAAAGCTCAGTTTCAGCTATGTATAAGCAACTTGGAATTTTTGACAAAATTCTTGAAGTTGATAGCTCTAGCTCAATTTCTGCTAGCACAAACAAAGGCGAACATGCTAAGCTTTTTGAGAGTGTAGATAGCCTAAATCTTAGTGTTCGTAGCTTAAACTGCCTTAAAAAATCAGGCATTGAGCTAATAGGCGAGCTAGCTTTGATGAGTGAGGCAGAATTAAAAGAAATCAAAAATCTTGGCAAAAGAAGCCTTGATGAAATGAAAGATGTAATGAAAGCTATTGGTTATGCTTTTGATGGTAGCTTTGAAGGCAATAAAGAGGCTATCCGCAAGAAAATAGCTGAGTTCAAAAAAGGAAAATAAATGAGACATAATCACGGATATAGAAAACTTGGTCGCACAAGCTCTCACAGAGCTGCGCTACTAAAAAACCTAAGTATCGCTATTATTAAATCAGGTAAAATCGAGACTACTTTGCCAAAAGCAAAAGAGCTTAGAAGCTATTTTGAAAAGCTAGTAACTCGTGCTAGAAAAGGCGATAGCGAGGCTCACAGAGCTGTTTTTGCAAGTCTTCAAGACAAAGAAAGCGTAAAAAAACTAGTAAGCGAAATCGCTCCAAAGTTTGTAGGTGTAAATGGTGGCTATACACGCATTATCAAAACTCGTGTTCGCAAGGGTGATGCTGCGCAAATGGCTTATATTGAGCTAACAAAATAAAGAGCTCGTCTAAGGAATTCTAGATTTGAATCTAGAATTCCTTAGAAAAAATATAAAAATTTAAAATGATTCCTTTTAGTGACGAAGAACTTTTAGAACCTGTTCAAGCTAGCATAGATGTAATCCGCCCTATGATAGAAGCTGATGGTGGAGGCATAGAGCTAGTGGAGATAAAAAACGGCGTTATTTATGTCCGCCTTAGTGGACACTGTGTAGGCTGCGCTGCTAGTAATACAACACTAAAAATGGGCGTCGAGCGTCAAATACGCAACGATATCCACCCAGAACTCGTAGTAGAAAATATCACAAATCAAAAATAATGAACGCAAGAACTCTTAGAAAATCAGCAATCAAAGCCTTTCGCAAATACGATTTTGCTTTGGCGGCGAAGCTTTTTTCTTTAGCTTATGAAAAAAAACCTAGCAATGAATTTTTGCTTTTTATAGAACTTTGCTCTTTGGCTTTGGATGATGAAGAGGGTGTTTGGTCGCTTTTTGATGTATATGTTGATAATATAAACGCAAACCAAGAAGAAAACCTAAAAACCATAATAGAAATAATCGAAACCTCAAACTACAAAAATATCCGCCAAATAGAAAATATAAATGGCGTTAGTTATCACGACTTTTTAGAAATTGCCAAAAAAACAGGTGAGTTTGTAAAGACTTTTGAAAATATCACTCACTCAAGCAAGCTAATAATTAGCTCAAAAGACGAGCTAGCTGATTTTATAGAAAGGCTTATTGACCACGGCTTTGCTGATCTTGCGGCGCATTATATGGAAGATCCTGCGTGGAGCATGAGCCTAGCGCACTTAGCCCCTAAGCTAAAAGCAAAATCGCAGCAAAGGCAAAGAGATGAAAATTGAACTAAAAGATACTTTTATCACTGACAATTCAACCCAGTGCGAAAAAGGCTGTTATTTTGTAAAAACTCGCTCAAATGCCCAGTTTGAAGAGCACGCCAAACAAGCAGGTGCTATTATCATCACTCCGCAAAAAGCCTACGAGCTAGCAAAAATTCCAGCAGACTTTAAAATCATCGGCATAACTGGCACAAATGGCAAAACCACTACCGCTACACTTTTGGCTCACATTTTAAACGCTCTTGGGCTAAAATGCGCTAATTGCGGCACTCGCGGAGCTTTCATAGGCTCTTTGCAGATTGCACCAAAGGCACTTACTACAAATCAGTTTTTAACCACACTTGCGCTTATAAAAACTAGCTTAGAGCATGGCTGTTCGCACTTTGTCATGGAAGTAAGCTCTCATGCAATAGCTCAAAACCGCATCGAAGCCCTGCCTTTTGCACTAAAAATCTTTACAAATCTTAGCCAAGATCATTTGGATTATCACAAAAGCTTTGAAGAATACGCAGCGGCAAAATCAAGCTTTTTTGAAGGTGAGGGCAAAAAGCTAATAAACAAAGACGACCCACACATAAGGTATAACAAAGCAAACGCACACTTCTACGCTCTAAAAGGCAGTGGCGCAGAGTATGAAATAGACGAGCAAAACATCAGCATAGGCTCTCAAAATCTAGAATTCTCATCTCATCTTTATGGCAGGTTTAATCTTTATAATGTACTTTGTGCTTTTAGCGCAGCTGATTTGCTAGTGCCAAATAAAAAAAATGAGATTATAGCAGCCATTGCTGATTTTGCCGGTGTGCCAGGTCGCACGGAGCTTATTAGCAAAGACCCAGCTGTCATCGTGGACTTTGCTCACACTCCAGATGGTATAGAAAAGGTGCTCTCTAGCCTTGCTTATCGCCCTCTTATCGTAGTCATGGGCGCAGGTGGCGACAGAGACGCTAGCAAGCGACCTATAATGGGGCAAATTGCTGCCGCCTTCGCTAAGACGCTAATTATCACAAGTGATAATCCTCGCAGCGAAGAGCCACAAAAGATAATAGAACAGATAAAAGCAGGCGCAAATAAAGCCACAAAAGGTGCAAAAATCATCACAGAAAGCGACCGCAAAAAGGCAATCTCGCTAGCGCTTAGCCTAGTAAAAAAAGATGAAATAATCGCAATTTTAGGCAAAGGCGATGAAGACTACCAAGAAATAAATGGCGTAAAACATCCATTTAGCGATGCTGCTGTTGTAAGAGAACTGCTAAAAAACTAAGCCTTGCTAGCAGCTAGCTAAGGAATTCTAGAATTAGCTAGAAAAAGGCAAATGAATTTTAGATTTTGTGCTAAAATTAAGCAAATTTTAGCCAAAGGAAAATAATGCAAATCACAATGCTAAAAAGCAAAATCCACAGAGCCACGGTGAGCGACGCAAATCTTAATTATATAGGCTCGATTACTATTGATGAAGAGCTTTTAAAAGCGGCAAATATCTACGAAAACGAGCGTGTAGAAGTGCTAAATATAAATAACGGCGAGCGTTTTGCAACTTATGCAATAAAGGGCAAAAAGGGAGACATGTGTCTAAATGGCGCAGCCGCTCGCTTAGCGCAAATTGGCGACATCATCATCGTAGTAGCTTACGCTTTAATTGATGAGCGAAGTGCTGCTACTTTCAAGCCAAAAATCGTGCATGTAAACGAAAAAAACGAAATTTGCGAGTAGCAGGAATTTTAGAATTCCCTGTCATCCCCCAGCCCCTTTGGGGGATCTCTATATGGAATTCACTTTGGGAATTCTAAAATTCCTAGGTTTTTTTGCTTCGTATCCGCTGGTTGGGGTTAGGGGGTATTTTTTATCTTAAGGAATTTTAGAATTCCCTAAAATTCGTCATTGCGAGCGAAGCGAAGCAATCTCATTTATTAAGCCTTGAACGAGATTGCTTCAGTCGCTTTGCTCTCTCGCAATGACGGAATTCCGCAATGACGGAATTTTAGAATTCTCTGTGATGAGATCCTCGGGTCAAGCCCGAGGATGACAAAAAATGCAAGTCGGGGGATGATACAGAGCTAAGGAATTTTGGACGGAATTTTAAACGGAATTTTGAATGAGATTGCTCCCTCTTTTTTCAAAGCCTCGTAATGACGGAATTCTAGAATTCCTAAAAGCCAAAAGCACAAGAAGCGCAAAAAGGTTAAAAAATGATAAATGACGCAATAGCCAAAAGCTACGAAGCCGCAAACTACGCTAGCCACGCTTACGAACAAAGTTTCATCGCTAATCTTCACGCAAGAGCTAGG
Proteins encoded in this region:
- the map gene encoding type I methionyl aminopeptidase — translated: MAISIKTPKDIEGMRVANHIVALTLDGVEKLIKPGVSLLELDEFCEKSILEHGAKPAFKGLYGFPNTACISVNEVVIHGIPSSYKLKEGDIVTIDIGSKINGYFGDSARTFGVGKISEQDEKLIACSKDALYFGIEKVKAGMHFKELSFAIENFIRDRGFVPLLGFCGHGIGRSAHEEPEIPNYLEGPNPKSGPKIRNGMVFCIEPMICQKDGTPSVDKDKWTTRSVDGLNTAHYEHCVAVINGKAEILSK
- the infA gene encoding translation initiation factor IF-1, whose amino-acid sequence is MSKDDVIEIDGTVQEALPNATFKVELDNKHVILCHIAGKMRMHYIKIMPGDKVRVELTPYSLDKGRITYRYK
- the rpmJ gene encoding 50S ribosomal protein L36, whose product is MKVRPSVKKMCDKCKIIRRKGVVHVICENPKHKQRQG
- the rpsM gene encoding 30S ribosomal protein S13 yields the protein MARIAGVDLPKKKRVEYGLTYIYGIGLFTSRKILDAVKISYDKRVQDLSEDEAAAIRKEIQEHYMVEGDLRKSVAMDIKALMDLGNYRGLRHRKGLPVRGQKTKTNARTRKGKRKTVGAATK
- the rpsK gene encoding 30S ribosomal protein S11, yielding MAQKKVVKKKTARKNIARGIVYISASFNNTMISVTDEMGNAIAWSSAGALGFKGSKKSTPYAAQQAVEDALNKAKEHGIKEVGIKVQGPGSGRETAVKSVGGVEGIKVLYLKDITPLAHNGCRPPKRRRV
- the rpsD gene encoding 30S ribosomal protein S4; translation: MARYTGAVEKLERRLGVSLALKGERRLAGKSALDRRPYAPGQHGQRRGKISDYGMHLREKQKARFMYGVSEKQFRRIFAEAARREGNTGELLVALLEQRLDNVVYRMGFATTRRFARQLVTHGHVLVNGKRVDVPSYRVVAGQKIEIAEKSKQNPQIVRAIELTNQTGIAPWVDVDKDKKFGIFTRVPERSEVVIPVEERYIVELYSK
- a CDS encoding DNA-directed RNA polymerase subunit alpha; this translates as MKKVTIEAFTPTEIKVEQLGNNEARISVWPFESGYGVTLAHPLRRLLYSSTVGFAPTGVKIEGVEHEFDSMRGMLEDVTIFIVNLKNLRYKLKNNAKREVVHYEFEGPLEISGKDLNNDLVEIVNPDAYLATINEDAKLSFDLIIEKGIGYVPSENIKEEIESGFIALDAFFTPVKKAVYDIQNVLVEDNPDYEKVVMTVTTDGQISPLEAFQSSVSAMYKQLGIFDKILEVDSSSSISASTNKGEHAKLFESVDSLNLSVRSLNCLKKSGIELIGELALMSEAELKEIKNLGKRSLDEMKDVMKAIGYAFDGSFEGNKEAIRKKIAEFKKGK
- the rplQ gene encoding 50S ribosomal protein L17; translation: MRHNHGYRKLGRTSSHRAALLKNLSIAIIKSGKIETTLPKAKELRSYFEKLVTRARKGDSEAHRAVFASLQDKESVKKLVSEIAPKFVGVNGGYTRIIKTRVRKGDAAQMAYIELTK
- a CDS encoding NifU family protein — encoded protein: MIPFSDEELLEPVQASIDVIRPMIEADGGGIELVEIKNGVIYVRLSGHCVGCAASNTTLKMGVERQIRNDIHPELVVENITNQK
- a CDS encoding UDP-N-acetylmuramoyl-L-alanyl-D-glutamate--2,6-diaminopimelate ligase, producing the protein MKIELKDTFITDNSTQCEKGCYFVKTRSNAQFEEHAKQAGAIIITPQKAYELAKIPADFKIIGITGTNGKTTTATLLAHILNALGLKCANCGTRGAFIGSLQIAPKALTTNQFLTTLALIKTSLEHGCSHFVMEVSSHAIAQNRIEALPFALKIFTNLSQDHLDYHKSFEEYAAAKSSFFEGEGKKLINKDDPHIRYNKANAHFYALKGSGAEYEIDEQNISIGSQNLEFSSHLYGRFNLYNVLCAFSAADLLVPNKKNEIIAAIADFAGVPGRTELISKDPAVIVDFAHTPDGIEKVLSSLAYRPLIVVMGAGGDRDASKRPIMGQIAAAFAKTLIITSDNPRSEEPQKIIEQIKAGANKATKGAKIITESDRKKAISLALSLVKKDEIIAILGKGDEDYQEINGVKHPFSDAAVVRELLKN